A genomic segment from Kyrpidia tusciae DSM 2912 encodes:
- a CDS encoding alcohol dehydrogenase family protein: MKAVTFQGVGEVRVETVNDPAILDPSDVILRVTTAAVCGSDLHLYHGKIPGMLPGMVMGHEYVGIVEEVGSQVRAFRQGDRVVGAFHVACGFCRQCRRGAYNQCEQGGVLGYGMAFGNLGGTQAEYARIPFADYTLRKVPEGLSDEQALFAGDILTTAYGAVRNSGLSPGETVAVIGCGPVGMMAVMSALALGASRVFAVDLVRERTEVAARLGAVPIPSKEVNPASKIREWTHGEGADVVIEAVGGPATLQLAFELVRGGGRISAVGITSEDRFVFPLMQSLVKDLTFRIGVANVHRDIDAVLALIRGGRIDPTVVITHRLPLEAAAEGYRLFDQRQAGKVMLTMS; the protein is encoded by the coding sequence ATGAAGGCGGTGACTTTCCAAGGAGTCGGTGAGGTCAGGGTTGAAACGGTGAATGACCCCGCCATCCTGGATCCGTCCGACGTGATCCTGCGAGTGACGACGGCTGCTGTTTGTGGTTCGGATCTTCACCTGTATCACGGGAAGATTCCGGGAATGTTGCCTGGCATGGTGATGGGCCATGAATACGTGGGGATTGTGGAAGAGGTGGGATCCCAGGTCCGGGCCTTTCGACAGGGCGATCGCGTGGTGGGAGCCTTCCACGTGGCCTGTGGATTCTGTCGGCAATGCCGGCGCGGGGCGTATAATCAATGCGAACAGGGCGGAGTGCTCGGTTATGGGATGGCCTTCGGTAATCTCGGGGGCACCCAAGCCGAATACGCGAGGATTCCTTTTGCAGATTACACCCTCCGAAAGGTGCCCGAAGGGTTGAGCGATGAACAAGCGCTCTTCGCGGGAGATATTCTGACCACCGCCTACGGAGCAGTGCGCAACAGTGGATTGTCGCCCGGTGAGACAGTTGCCGTCATTGGATGCGGGCCGGTGGGTATGATGGCTGTGATGAGCGCCTTGGCTCTCGGCGCTTCCCGTGTGTTCGCCGTCGATCTGGTTCGGGAGCGAACGGAGGTGGCGGCTCGCCTGGGGGCCGTTCCCATTCCATCGAAGGAAGTCAACCCCGCGTCAAAGATCCGTGAATGGACCCACGGTGAAGGGGCGGATGTTGTGATCGAAGCGGTGGGCGGTCCCGCGACTCTTCAACTGGCGTTCGAATTGGTCCGGGGAGGCGGGCGCATCTCAGCGGTCGGGATTACTTCCGAAGATCGGTTCGTCTTTCCGCTCATGCAAAGCTTGGTCAAGGATCTGACCTTCCGAATTGGAGTGGCCAATGTCCATCGGGACATCGATGCGGTTCTCGCCTTGATTCGCGGGGGGCGCATTGATCCGACGGTGGTGATTACTCACCGTTTGCCGTTGGAAGCGGCCGCCGAAGGATATCGCCTGTTCGACCAGAGACAAGCGGGGAAAGTGATGTTGACAATGAGTTGA
- a CDS encoding R2-like ligand-binding oxidase has translation MRVFATTSERGLNQEILPMRLYHKAKKLGIWDPKELDFTQDREDWKTLTTDQKELILKLCSLFQAGEEAVTRDLLPLIRVVASEGRLEEEMYLTTFLFEEAKHTESFRLFLDEVAEYRGDLAIYHKENYKKVFYEYLPQAMERLIHDPSPEAQAEASVTYNMIVEGVLAETGYHGFSNALGRQGKMPGLLKAVEYLKRDESRHIGYGTYLLSRLIAENENVWKTINNKMGELLPYAIGVVNELLGEGPHPFGLDPEEFVQYATKQFQIRMDVLERAKDRSVDEIYGISEQEIGVLS, from the coding sequence ATGCGCGTCTTTGCGACGACAAGCGAGCGGGGCCTGAACCAGGAGATTTTGCCGATGCGATTGTATCACAAGGCGAAAAAATTGGGGATTTGGGACCCGAAAGAATTGGATTTCACCCAGGACCGGGAGGACTGGAAAACCCTCACGACGGACCAAAAGGAGTTGATCCTGAAACTCTGCTCCTTATTTCAAGCCGGTGAAGAGGCGGTGACTCGAGATCTCCTTCCTCTGATTCGCGTGGTGGCCTCCGAAGGGCGTTTGGAGGAAGAAATGTATCTGACGACCTTTCTTTTTGAAGAGGCCAAACACACGGAATCATTTCGCCTGTTTCTGGATGAAGTGGCCGAATACCGCGGAGATTTAGCGATCTATCATAAAGAGAATTATAAAAAAGTTTTTTATGAGTATCTCCCCCAGGCGATGGAACGGTTGATCCATGACCCATCGCCTGAGGCTCAGGCCGAGGCGTCCGTCACCTACAATATGATTGTGGAAGGGGTTTTGGCCGAGACAGGTTATCACGGATTCTCCAATGCGTTGGGCAGACAAGGTAAGATGCCCGGGTTGTTAAAGGCTGTGGAATATCTGAAACGGGATGAATCACGTCACATCGGCTACGGAACCTATCTATTGTCCAGATTGATTGCGGAGAATGAAAACGTCTGGAAAACGATCAATAACAAGATGGGAGAGCTTCTGCCATATGCCATTGGAGTTGTGAACGAACTTTTAGGAGAGGGACCGCATCCCTTTGGATTGGACCCGGAAGAGTTTGTGCAATACGCAACCAAACAATTTCAGATTCGCATGGACGTGCTGGAGCGGGCCAAGGACAGGTCCGTCGATGAAATCTACGGAATCAGCGAACAGGAAATCGGTGTTCTCTCGTGA
- a CDS encoding aldehyde dehydrogenase family protein, with product MTSTLKLPVVLDRVRTFMESGPKKMLIGGRWVPSASGQTFQSVDPASGEVLCTLYAADDPDVEAAVQAARRALDGPWKNISPMERARLLWRLSDLLEAHAEELSQLESLDTGKPIAETSAVDIPYAIDHFRYFAGWTTKLSGENLPVSMPGQYLVYTRREPVGVVGAIVPWNFPLMITSWKVAPALACGNTVVLKPSELTPLTALRLGELALEAGIPPGVLNVVPGYGHTAGAALTHHRGVDKISFTGSTRVGREIVHASAADFKRLSLELGGKSPNIVFPDADLDMVAGGIMMSIFFNQGEVCCAGSRLYLHKQVYDRVLEAIVRRAKTIRQGAGVDPATQMGPLVSEQHMNRVLGYIEKGLEEGAKRLTGGVRKGSSGYFVEPTVLEARDDMTIAREEVFGPVLAVMPFEDVRDVVRRANDTEYGLAAGIWTSDVRRAIRVAHELRAGTVWINGYNLLDPTSPWGGFKQSGLGREMGRYALEHYTEMKSVWVNLT from the coding sequence ATGACGAGCACCCTCAAACTCCCGGTGGTGTTGGATCGCGTCCGGACGTTTATGGAATCCGGCCCAAAAAAGATGTTGATCGGCGGCCGGTGGGTGCCTTCGGCCTCCGGTCAGACGTTTCAAAGTGTGGATCCGGCTTCGGGTGAAGTTTTGTGTACGTTGTACGCAGCGGATGACCCGGATGTGGAGGCGGCGGTGCAGGCGGCCAGGCGGGCGCTCGACGGTCCCTGGAAGAACATCAGCCCGATGGAGCGGGCGCGCCTGCTGTGGAGGTTGTCCGATCTCCTGGAGGCCCACGCGGAGGAATTGAGTCAGTTGGAGTCTTTGGATACCGGCAAACCCATAGCCGAGACCTCCGCGGTGGACATTCCGTATGCCATTGACCACTTTCGCTATTTTGCCGGGTGGACGACAAAGTTGAGCGGGGAAAACCTTCCTGTTTCCATGCCCGGCCAGTACCTGGTGTATACCCGGCGGGAGCCCGTGGGCGTGGTGGGGGCCATTGTACCTTGGAACTTTCCCCTGATGATCACCTCGTGGAAAGTTGCGCCGGCTTTGGCGTGCGGGAACACAGTTGTATTAAAGCCGTCGGAATTGACACCTCTGACAGCTCTGCGCCTCGGAGAACTGGCTCTTGAGGCCGGCATACCGCCCGGGGTTCTCAATGTTGTGCCCGGGTACGGGCACACGGCGGGCGCCGCTCTGACTCACCACCGCGGAGTGGACAAGATCAGTTTTACCGGTTCCACTCGAGTGGGGAGGGAAATTGTTCATGCGTCAGCGGCGGATTTCAAGCGCCTTTCCTTGGAGTTGGGAGGAAAATCCCCCAATATTGTGTTCCCGGATGCGGATCTGGACATGGTGGCCGGCGGAATCATGATGAGCATCTTTTTTAACCAAGGGGAAGTTTGTTGCGCGGGATCGCGACTTTATTTGCACAAACAGGTTTACGACCGGGTGCTGGAGGCGATCGTGCGGCGCGCCAAAACCATTCGCCAAGGCGCCGGGGTGGATCCTGCCACCCAAATGGGGCCATTGGTGAGCGAACAGCACATGAACCGGGTGTTGGGATACATTGAGAAAGGCTTGGAGGAAGGCGCGAAACGGTTGACGGGCGGAGTTCGCAAAGGGTCTTCGGGCTACTTTGTAGAACCGACGGTGCTGGAGGCGCGCGACGACATGACCATTGCCAGGGAAGAAGTCTTTGGCCCGGTGCTGGCGGTGATGCCTTTTGAAGACGTGCGGGATGTGGTCCGAAGAGCGAATGACACGGAGTACGGCCTGGCCGCAGGCATCTGGACGTCGGATGTCAGGCGGGCCATTCGTGTAGCCCATGAATTGCGGGCGGGGACGGTGTGGATCAACGGCTATAATCTTCTTGATCCCACCAGTCCGTGGGGCGGATTCAAGCAAAGCGGTCTGGGAAGGGAAATGGGCCGGTATGCGCTCGAACACTACACCGAAATGAAAAGTGTTTGGGTGAATCTCACCTGA
- a CDS encoding ABC1 kinase family protein — translation MDSSSVESIQVTGTRLPPHEKQQLRREIEQMRSRITKGGRYRAIVGTLAKHGLLHVLQDRTWWKRWDRQCSVEEAGQLRQIGRRLRRVFEELGPTFIKLGQVLVTRQELLPEPITAELAELLDRVPPISFPYIAAILDDELAGGLETFEWIRVEPLGSASLAQVYQAQLRDGRMCAVKVVRPAVDKLFETDIRIIKRLVRRIQVFLPSNLAAALDLPGLIEDYYSSSLDELDLKTEAKYMDEHRRISAEFATVHIPVVYQATSRVLVMEYIDGWDLKEFPVDFLSFEERFERMLDLAHYYIKTFSEGFYHADPHGSNIMIDRRTKKAVVIDWGMVGRMDAIHTEAIFRLLLHCRLNQAEDAAEAALDIIQPTPHTNPVELKDQLRSMIIHYSDSDQASRYNWGNLVIQIIVIGMKNYCRIPNGLALWAKGFSAAEGTARWLCPEISFHTVVESADVQMLRRWIARRFNYRANAGFLTEISKLIGTFPRRFNKILEKLAWNDLKMIVENRVSSDTIVFANKLVNRFTLGVLSAGFFVGGTILTAFGSSAVGTVPGLRGLAAGVLWTSTFLACYVLWRIVRSRRA, via the coding sequence GTGGATTCGAGTTCGGTGGAGAGCATTCAGGTAACCGGAACGCGGCTGCCGCCCCATGAAAAACAGCAATTGCGAAGAGAAATAGAACAGATGCGAAGCAGGATCACCAAGGGCGGACGATACCGGGCAATCGTCGGAACCCTGGCGAAGCACGGTTTGCTCCATGTGCTGCAGGACCGCACATGGTGGAAACGTTGGGACCGACAGTGTTCTGTGGAGGAAGCGGGACAACTTCGTCAAATCGGTCGTAGGCTGCGACGGGTGTTCGAAGAGTTGGGACCGACTTTCATTAAGCTGGGCCAGGTTTTGGTCACCCGCCAGGAGCTGCTTCCAGAGCCGATCACTGCAGAATTGGCCGAGTTGTTGGATCGGGTTCCGCCCATATCCTTCCCGTATATCGCCGCCATTCTTGATGATGAACTGGCCGGCGGATTGGAGACTTTCGAATGGATTCGCGTCGAACCCCTTGGTTCCGCCTCGTTGGCTCAAGTTTATCAAGCACAACTTCGGGATGGGCGGATGTGTGCCGTTAAAGTGGTCCGGCCGGCGGTGGATAAGCTGTTTGAGACTGATATTCGGATCATCAAACGGTTGGTTCGGCGAATCCAGGTCTTTTTGCCGTCCAATCTGGCCGCAGCTCTTGATCTGCCCGGACTGATTGAGGATTACTACAGCAGTTCATTGGATGAGCTGGACCTAAAGACCGAAGCGAAGTACATGGATGAGCACCGGAGGATCTCGGCGGAGTTTGCGACCGTACACATTCCCGTTGTGTACCAGGCCACGTCCCGAGTGCTCGTCATGGAATACATCGACGGATGGGATTTAAAGGAATTTCCGGTTGATTTTTTAAGTTTCGAAGAAAGATTCGAACGAATGCTGGATTTAGCACATTACTATATCAAAACATTTAGTGAAGGTTTTTACCACGCGGATCCTCATGGTTCCAACATCATGATCGACAGGCGAACCAAAAAAGCGGTGGTGATCGACTGGGGCATGGTGGGGCGGATGGATGCCATCCATACGGAAGCGATTTTCCGGCTGCTCCTGCACTGCCGCTTAAATCAGGCGGAGGATGCGGCAGAGGCGGCCCTGGATATTATTCAACCGACGCCCCATACCAATCCCGTGGAGCTGAAAGATCAACTTCGATCGATGATCATCCATTATTCCGACAGTGACCAGGCGAGCCGTTACAATTGGGGGAATCTTGTTATCCAGATTATCGTGATCGGGATGAAAAATTATTGCCGCATTCCGAATGGATTGGCGCTTTGGGCCAAAGGGTTTTCGGCTGCAGAGGGGACGGCGCGGTGGCTCTGTCCCGAAATCTCCTTTCACACCGTGGTGGAGAGCGCCGATGTGCAAATGTTGCGCCGTTGGATAGCAAGGCGTTTCAACTATAGAGCCAACGCCGGGTTTTTAACTGAAATCTCAAAACTCATCGGAACATTCCCTAGGAGATTCAACAAAATACTTGAGAAACTGGCCTGGAATGACTTGAAGATGATCGTCGAAAACCGAGTCTCATCGGACACGATAGTGTTCGCCAACAAACTGGTGAACCGGTTTACACTCGGGGTGTTGTCGGCCGGGTTTTTTGTCGGAGGGACAATTCTCACGGCGTTCGGGTCGTCGGCTGTCGGAACGGTTCCGGGATTGCGCGGATTGGCCGCGGGAGTGTTGTGGACCTCAACATTCCTCGCCTGTTATGTCCTTTGGCGTATTGTCCGATCGAGGCGAGCTTAA